The Equus caballus isolate H_3958 breed thoroughbred unplaced genomic scaffold, TB-T2T haplotype2-0000563, whole genome shotgun sequence genome window below encodes:
- the LOC138922179 gene encoding ral guanine nucleotide dissociation stimulator-like isoform X7: MVRTEPTLSVAEACTMLTLKAGAVQKVVGCLQPSFHGRSISVTTFPCVYQAFYPTPQVLDQLLQSALSPIWGPRPQENSQDMWQMLRHSRINLTLAYLQDLLPGSVLKHQATPLLIQVDLFQATELETEAPAPAPALLPGAEAEKGPHLELDGTPVLFLPSLLALEPAAAPSAAPDPERVPSAAPAQVPGPELDSTGPRGLLGFPPQAPVTAAESAPVPEASHPCRVTGKKQPDGKPSLMAFSPRDVAEQLTAIDAEVFKNVEPSECLGSTWGKRNRPGHENVAPTVWATVVQFNRVVKCVMTSCLGDPNVTARGRAKVLERWIEVARECRALRNISSLHAVLSALQSVPIHRLKKTWGKVSRKSYRKFKKLCDEDNSLSWELLIKSSLDEQEDGSWQKQPSKFATLLRTLQRGRKRQQQKGIVPFLGTMLTDLIMLDTAMEDYVNGNEINHEKKKKEHKVMMEIVQLQEAAENYNLEPQERFRAWFWDMEQLSEDESYSLSCQLEPRC; the protein is encoded by the exons ATGGTCAGGACG GAACCCACCCTGTCCGTGGCTGAGGCCTGCACGATGCTGACCCTCAAGGCAGGCGCAGTGCAGAAGGTGGTAGGCTGCCTGCAACCATCTTTCCACGGCAGATCCATCTCCGTCACCACCTTCCCGTGTGTGTACCAGGCCTTCTACCCGACCCCacaggtcctggaccagctgctcCAGAG tgccctctctCCCATCTGGGGCCCCCGGCCTCAGGAGAACTCCCAGGATATGTGGCAGATGCTGCGCCACTCCAGGATCAATCTGACATTGGCGTATCTCCAGGACCTCTTGCCTGGCTCAGTCCTGAAGCACCAGGCCACCCCTCTTCTCATCCAGGTGGACCTTTTCCAGGCCACTGAGTTGGAGACAGAGG ctcctgccccagctccagcacttctGCCAGGTGCAGAGGCGGAAAAGGGGCCACATCTGGAGCTGGACGGAACTCCAGTTCTATTTCTGCCATCACTTCTAGCGCTGGAACCGGCAGCAGCGCCCTCAGCTGCTCCAGACCCCGAGCGAGTGccatcagcagccccagcccaagtGCCAGGTCCTGAACTGGACTCAACGGGACCAAGGGGCCTGCTGGGATTTCCACCTCAGGCTCCAGTAACAGCCGCAGAATCAGCTCCGGTTCCAGAGGCTTCCCACCCCTGTCGAGTGACCGGGAAGAAGCAGCCCGATGGGAAGCCTAGCCTCATGGCCTTCTCCCCAAGGGATGTGGCAGAACAGCTGACGGCCATTGACGCG gaagtGTTCAAGAACGTCGAGCCCTCTGAGTGTCTGGGCTCCACCTGGGGCAAAAGAAACCGGCCCGGACATGAGAACGTGGCACCCACCGTCTGGGCCACAGTGGTGCAGTTCAACAGAGTAGTAAAGTGTGTCATGACGTCCTGCCTTGGGGACCCAAACGTGACGGCCCGGGGCAGGGCCAAGGTTCTGGAGCGGTGGATCGAGGTGGCCAGG gagtgccgagccTTGAGGAACATCTCCTCTCTGCACGCAGTCCTCTCGGCTCTGCAGAGCGTGCCCATACACAGACTGAAGAAGACCTGGGGGAAGGTGTCCAG gaagagctaccgaaaatttaaaaagctctgtGATGAGGACAACTCCCTTAGCTGGGAGCTGCTCATCAAG TCTTCCCTGGATGAACAGGAAGATGGG TCCTGGCAGAAGCAGCCCTCCAAGTTTGCCACCCTGCTGAGGACCCTGCAGAGAGGccggaagaggcagcagcagaag GGCATCGTCCCCTTCCTGGGCACCATGCTAACTGACCTGATCATGCTGGACACTGCCATGGAGGATTACGTAAAT ggcaatgaGATCAACcacgagaaaaagaaaaag GAGCACAAAGTGATGATGGAGATCGtgcagctccaggaggctgcagagaattACAACCTAGAGCCCCAGGAGCGATTCAGGGCCTGGTTCTGGGACATGGAGCAGCTCAGTGAGGACGAGAG ctacagcctgtcctgccagctggagccccggTGCTAG
- the LOC138922179 gene encoding ral guanine nucleotide dissociation stimulator-like isoform X3 produces MFTCCVPVFRGSRLRKAQSVRLLCCCGHRIKPHGQFGRRYPKNSTQEIFEELHDGFDFSPSLVKGQEQQAASSILCWSENSTQEMFEELCVGFDFSPSLVKGQEQQATSSILCRSEEPTLSVAEACTMLTLKAGAVQKVVGCLQPSFHGRSISVTTFPCVYQAFYPTPQVLDQLLQSALSPIWGPRPQENSQDMWQMLRHSRINLTLAYLQDLLPGSVLKHQATPLLIQVDLFQATELETEAPAPAPALLPGAEAEKGPHLELDGTPVLFLPSLLALEPAAAPSAAPDPERVPSAAPAQVPGPELDSTGPRGLLGFPPQAPVTAAESAPVPEASHPCRVTGKKQPDGKPSLMAFSPRDVAEQLTAIDAEVFKNVEPSECLGSTWGKRNRPGHENVAPTVWATVVQFNRVVKCVMTSCLGDPNVTARGRAKVLERWIEVARECRALRNISSLHAVLSALQSVPIHRLKKTWGKVSRKSYRKFKKLCDEDNSLSWELLIKSSLDEQEDGKQPSKFATLLRTLQRGRKRQQQKGIVPFLGTMLTDLIMLDTAMEDYVNGNEINHEKKKKEHKVMMEIVQLQEAAENYNLEPQERFRAWFWDMEQLSEDESYSLSCQLEPRC; encoded by the exons ATGTTTACTTGTTGTGTACCAGTTTTCAGAGGCTCTAGGCTCAGGAAAGCCCAGAGTGTGAGACTGTTGTGTTGTTGTGGACATCGGATCAAGCCTCATGGCCAATTTGGCAGGAGGTACCCAAAG aactccacGCAGGAGATCTTTGAAGAGCTACATGATGGgttcgacttctctccctccctagtcaaggggcaggagcagcaggccgccagcagcatcctgtgctggtctgag aactccacTCAGGAGATGTTTGAAGAGTTATGTGTTGGgttcgacttctctccctccctagtcaaggggcaggagcagcaggccaccagcagcatcctgtgccggtctgag GAACCCACCCTGTCCGTGGCTGAGGCCTGCACGATGCTGACCCTCAAGGCAGGCGCAGTGCAGAAGGTGGTAGGCTGCCTGCAACCATCTTTCCACGGCAGATCCATCTCCGTCACCACCTTCCCGTGTGTGTACCAGGCCTTCTACCCGACCCCacaggtcctggaccagctgctcCAGAG tgccctctctCCCATCTGGGGCCCCCGGCCTCAGGAGAACTCCCAGGATATGTGGCAGATGCTGCGCCACTCCAGGATCAATCTGACATTGGCGTATCTCCAGGACCTCTTGCCTGGCTCAGTCCTGAAGCACCAGGCCACCCCTCTTCTCATCCAGGTGGACCTTTTCCAGGCCACTGAGTTGGAGACAGAGG ctcctgccccagctccagcacttctGCCAGGTGCAGAGGCGGAAAAGGGGCCACATCTGGAGCTGGACGGAACTCCAGTTCTATTTCTGCCATCACTTCTAGCGCTGGAACCGGCAGCAGCGCCCTCAGCTGCTCCAGACCCCGAGCGAGTGccatcagcagccccagcccaagtGCCAGGTCCTGAACTGGACTCAACGGGACCAAGGGGCCTGCTGGGATTTCCACCTCAGGCTCCAGTAACAGCCGCAGAATCAGCTCCGGTTCCAGAGGCTTCCCACCCCTGTCGAGTGACCGGGAAGAAGCAGCCCGATGGGAAGCCTAGCCTCATGGCCTTCTCCCCAAGGGATGTGGCAGAACAGCTGACGGCCATTGACGCG gaagtGTTCAAGAACGTCGAGCCCTCTGAGTGTCTGGGCTCCACCTGGGGCAAAAGAAACCGGCCCGGACATGAGAACGTGGCACCCACCGTCTGGGCCACAGTGGTGCAGTTCAACAGAGTAGTAAAGTGTGTCATGACGTCCTGCCTTGGGGACCCAAACGTGACGGCCCGGGGCAGGGCCAAGGTTCTGGAGCGGTGGATCGAGGTGGCCAGG gagtgccgagccTTGAGGAACATCTCCTCTCTGCACGCAGTCCTCTCGGCTCTGCAGAGCGTGCCCATACACAGACTGAAGAAGACCTGGGGGAAGGTGTCCAG gaagagctaccgaaaatttaaaaagctctgtGATGAGGACAACTCCCTTAGCTGGGAGCTGCTCATCAAG TCTTCCCTGGATGAACAGGAAGATGGG AAGCAGCCCTCCAAGTTTGCCACCCTGCTGAGGACCCTGCAGAGAGGccggaagaggcagcagcagaag GGCATCGTCCCCTTCCTGGGCACCATGCTAACTGACCTGATCATGCTGGACACTGCCATGGAGGATTACGTAAAT ggcaatgaGATCAACcacgagaaaaagaaaaag GAGCACAAAGTGATGATGGAGATCGtgcagctccaggaggctgcagagaattACAACCTAGAGCCCCAGGAGCGATTCAGGGCCTGGTTCTGGGACATGGAGCAGCTCAGTGAGGACGAGAG ctacagcctgtcctgccagctggagccccggTGCTAG
- the LOC138922179 gene encoding ral guanine nucleotide dissociation stimulator-like isoform X2, producing MFTCCVPVFRGSRLRKAQSVRLLCCCGHRIKPHGQFGRRYPKNSTQEIFEELHDGFDFSPSLVKGQEQQAASSILCWSENSTQEMFEELCVGFDFSPSLVKGQEQQATSSILCRSEEPTLSVAEACTMLTLKAGAVQKVVGCLQPSFHGRSISVTTFPCVYQAFYPTPQVLDQLLQSALSPIWGPRPQENSQDMWQMLRHSRINLTLAYLQDLLPGSVLKHQATPLLIQVDLFQATELETEAPAPAPALLPGAEAEKGPHLELDGTPVLFLPSLLALEPAAAPSAAPDPERVPSAAPAQVPGPELDSTGPRGLLGFPPQAPVTAAESAPVPEASHPCRVTGKKQPDGKPSLMAFSPRDVAEQLTAIDAEVFKNVEPSECLGSTWGKRNRPGHENVAPTVWATVVQFNRVVKCVMTSCLGDPNVTARGRAKVLERWIEVARECRALRNISSLHAVLSALQSVPIHRLKKTWGKVSRKSYRKFKKLCDEDNSLSWELLIKSSLDEQEDGSWQKQPSKFATLLRTLQRGRKRQQQKGIVPFLGTMLTDLIMLDTAMEDYVNGNEINHEKKKKEHKVMMEIVQLQEAAENYNLEPQERFRAWFWDMEQLSEDESYSLSCQLEPRC from the exons ATGTTTACTTGTTGTGTACCAGTTTTCAGAGGCTCTAGGCTCAGGAAAGCCCAGAGTGTGAGACTGTTGTGTTGTTGTGGACATCGGATCAAGCCTCATGGCCAATTTGGCAGGAGGTACCCAAAG aactccacGCAGGAGATCTTTGAAGAGCTACATGATGGgttcgacttctctccctccctagtcaaggggcaggagcagcaggccgccagcagcatcctgtgctggtctgag aactccacTCAGGAGATGTTTGAAGAGTTATGTGTTGGgttcgacttctctccctccctagtcaaggggcaggagcagcaggccaccagcagcatcctgtgccggtctgag GAACCCACCCTGTCCGTGGCTGAGGCCTGCACGATGCTGACCCTCAAGGCAGGCGCAGTGCAGAAGGTGGTAGGCTGCCTGCAACCATCTTTCCACGGCAGATCCATCTCCGTCACCACCTTCCCGTGTGTGTACCAGGCCTTCTACCCGACCCCacaggtcctggaccagctgctcCAGAG tgccctctctCCCATCTGGGGCCCCCGGCCTCAGGAGAACTCCCAGGATATGTGGCAGATGCTGCGCCACTCCAGGATCAATCTGACATTGGCGTATCTCCAGGACCTCTTGCCTGGCTCAGTCCTGAAGCACCAGGCCACCCCTCTTCTCATCCAGGTGGACCTTTTCCAGGCCACTGAGTTGGAGACAGAGG ctcctgccccagctccagcacttctGCCAGGTGCAGAGGCGGAAAAGGGGCCACATCTGGAGCTGGACGGAACTCCAGTTCTATTTCTGCCATCACTTCTAGCGCTGGAACCGGCAGCAGCGCCCTCAGCTGCTCCAGACCCCGAGCGAGTGccatcagcagccccagcccaagtGCCAGGTCCTGAACTGGACTCAACGGGACCAAGGGGCCTGCTGGGATTTCCACCTCAGGCTCCAGTAACAGCCGCAGAATCAGCTCCGGTTCCAGAGGCTTCCCACCCCTGTCGAGTGACCGGGAAGAAGCAGCCCGATGGGAAGCCTAGCCTCATGGCCTTCTCCCCAAGGGATGTGGCAGAACAGCTGACGGCCATTGACGCG gaagtGTTCAAGAACGTCGAGCCCTCTGAGTGTCTGGGCTCCACCTGGGGCAAAAGAAACCGGCCCGGACATGAGAACGTGGCACCCACCGTCTGGGCCACAGTGGTGCAGTTCAACAGAGTAGTAAAGTGTGTCATGACGTCCTGCCTTGGGGACCCAAACGTGACGGCCCGGGGCAGGGCCAAGGTTCTGGAGCGGTGGATCGAGGTGGCCAGG gagtgccgagccTTGAGGAACATCTCCTCTCTGCACGCAGTCCTCTCGGCTCTGCAGAGCGTGCCCATACACAGACTGAAGAAGACCTGGGGGAAGGTGTCCAG gaagagctaccgaaaatttaaaaagctctgtGATGAGGACAACTCCCTTAGCTGGGAGCTGCTCATCAAG TCTTCCCTGGATGAACAGGAAGATGGG TCCTGGCAGAAGCAGCCCTCCAAGTTTGCCACCCTGCTGAGGACCCTGCAGAGAGGccggaagaggcagcagcagaag GGCATCGTCCCCTTCCTGGGCACCATGCTAACTGACCTGATCATGCTGGACACTGCCATGGAGGATTACGTAAAT ggcaatgaGATCAACcacgagaaaaagaaaaag GAGCACAAAGTGATGATGGAGATCGtgcagctccaggaggctgcagagaattACAACCTAGAGCCCCAGGAGCGATTCAGGGCCTGGTTCTGGGACATGGAGCAGCTCAGTGAGGACGAGAG ctacagcctgtcctgccagctggagccccggTGCTAG
- the LOC138922179 gene encoding ral guanine nucleotide dissociation stimulator-like isoform X6, with translation MFEELCVGFDFSPSLVKGQEQQATSSILCRSEEPTLSVAEACTMLTLKAGAVQKVVGCLQPSFHGRSISVTTFPCVYQAFYPTPQVLDQLLQSALSPIWGPRPQENSQDMWQMLRHSRINLTLAYLQDLLPGSVLKHQATPLLIQVDLFQATELETEAPAPAPALLPGAEAEKGPHLELDGTPVLFLPSLLALEPAAAPSAAPDPERVPSAAPAQVPGPELDSTGPRGLLGFPPQAPVTAAESAPVPEASHPCRVTGKKQPDGKPSLMAFSPRDVAEQLTAIDAEVFKNVEPSECLGSTWGKRNRPGHENVAPTVWATVVQFNRVVKCVMTSCLGDPNVTARGRAKVLERWIEVARECRALRNISSLHAVLSALQSVPIHRLKKTWGKVSRKSYRKFKKLCDEDNSLSWELLIKSSLDEQEDGSWQKQPSKFATLLRTLQRGRKRQQQKGIVPFLGTMLTDLIMLDTAMEDYVNGNEINHEKKKKEHKVMMEIVQLQEAAENYNLEPQERFRAWFWDMEQLSEDESYSLSCQLEPRC, from the exons ATGTTTGAAGAGTTATGTGTTGGgttcgacttctctccctccctagtcaaggggcaggagcagcaggccaccagcagcatcctgtgccggtctgag GAACCCACCCTGTCCGTGGCTGAGGCCTGCACGATGCTGACCCTCAAGGCAGGCGCAGTGCAGAAGGTGGTAGGCTGCCTGCAACCATCTTTCCACGGCAGATCCATCTCCGTCACCACCTTCCCGTGTGTGTACCAGGCCTTCTACCCGACCCCacaggtcctggaccagctgctcCAGAG tgccctctctCCCATCTGGGGCCCCCGGCCTCAGGAGAACTCCCAGGATATGTGGCAGATGCTGCGCCACTCCAGGATCAATCTGACATTGGCGTATCTCCAGGACCTCTTGCCTGGCTCAGTCCTGAAGCACCAGGCCACCCCTCTTCTCATCCAGGTGGACCTTTTCCAGGCCACTGAGTTGGAGACAGAGG ctcctgccccagctccagcacttctGCCAGGTGCAGAGGCGGAAAAGGGGCCACATCTGGAGCTGGACGGAACTCCAGTTCTATTTCTGCCATCACTTCTAGCGCTGGAACCGGCAGCAGCGCCCTCAGCTGCTCCAGACCCCGAGCGAGTGccatcagcagccccagcccaagtGCCAGGTCCTGAACTGGACTCAACGGGACCAAGGGGCCTGCTGGGATTTCCACCTCAGGCTCCAGTAACAGCCGCAGAATCAGCTCCGGTTCCAGAGGCTTCCCACCCCTGTCGAGTGACCGGGAAGAAGCAGCCCGATGGGAAGCCTAGCCTCATGGCCTTCTCCCCAAGGGATGTGGCAGAACAGCTGACGGCCATTGACGCG gaagtGTTCAAGAACGTCGAGCCCTCTGAGTGTCTGGGCTCCACCTGGGGCAAAAGAAACCGGCCCGGACATGAGAACGTGGCACCCACCGTCTGGGCCACAGTGGTGCAGTTCAACAGAGTAGTAAAGTGTGTCATGACGTCCTGCCTTGGGGACCCAAACGTGACGGCCCGGGGCAGGGCCAAGGTTCTGGAGCGGTGGATCGAGGTGGCCAGG gagtgccgagccTTGAGGAACATCTCCTCTCTGCACGCAGTCCTCTCGGCTCTGCAGAGCGTGCCCATACACAGACTGAAGAAGACCTGGGGGAAGGTGTCCAG gaagagctaccgaaaatttaaaaagctctgtGATGAGGACAACTCCCTTAGCTGGGAGCTGCTCATCAAG TCTTCCCTGGATGAACAGGAAGATGGG TCCTGGCAGAAGCAGCCCTCCAAGTTTGCCACCCTGCTGAGGACCCTGCAGAGAGGccggaagaggcagcagcagaag GGCATCGTCCCCTTCCTGGGCACCATGCTAACTGACCTGATCATGCTGGACACTGCCATGGAGGATTACGTAAAT ggcaatgaGATCAACcacgagaaaaagaaaaag GAGCACAAAGTGATGATGGAGATCGtgcagctccaggaggctgcagagaattACAACCTAGAGCCCCAGGAGCGATTCAGGGCCTGGTTCTGGGACATGGAGCAGCTCAGTGAGGACGAGAG ctacagcctgtcctgccagctggagccccggTGCTAG
- the LOC138922179 gene encoding ral guanine nucleotide dissociation stimulator-like isoform X5, which produces MFEELCVGFDFSPSLVKGQEQQATSSILCRSEEPTLSVAEACTMLTLKAGAVQKVVGCLQPSFHGRSISVTTFPCVYQAFYPTPQVLDQLLQSALSPIWGPRPQENSQDMWQMLRHSRINLTLAYLQDLLPGSVLKHQATPLLIQVDLFQATELETEAPAPAPALLPGAEAEKGPHLELDGTPVLFLPSLLALEPAAAPSAAPDPERVPSAAPAQVPGPELDSTGPRGLLGFPPQAPVTAAESAPVPEASHPCRVTGKKQPDGKPSLMAFSPRDVAEQLTAIDAEVFKNVEPSECLGSTWGKRNRPGHENVAPTVWATVVQFNRVVKCVMTSCLGDPNVTARGRAKVLERWIEVARECRALRNISSLHAVLSALQSVPIHRLKKTWGKVSRKSYRKFKKLCDEDNSLSWELLIKSSLDEQEDGSWQKQPSKFATLLRTLQRGRKRQQQKGIVPFLGTMLTDLIMLDTAMEDYVNVSEAGGQKGVTRLGLGKTQSQYQDLSGQNVVTSCRDSLPGSPVGWDSVPLLGMRERRLHVEPVPGPQAGEAAELPAYRAAWALLEAREKSASKSGSTLMELSLPA; this is translated from the exons ATGTTTGAAGAGTTATGTGTTGGgttcgacttctctccctccctagtcaaggggcaggagcagcaggccaccagcagcatcctgtgccggtctgag GAACCCACCCTGTCCGTGGCTGAGGCCTGCACGATGCTGACCCTCAAGGCAGGCGCAGTGCAGAAGGTGGTAGGCTGCCTGCAACCATCTTTCCACGGCAGATCCATCTCCGTCACCACCTTCCCGTGTGTGTACCAGGCCTTCTACCCGACCCCacaggtcctggaccagctgctcCAGAG tgccctctctCCCATCTGGGGCCCCCGGCCTCAGGAGAACTCCCAGGATATGTGGCAGATGCTGCGCCACTCCAGGATCAATCTGACATTGGCGTATCTCCAGGACCTCTTGCCTGGCTCAGTCCTGAAGCACCAGGCCACCCCTCTTCTCATCCAGGTGGACCTTTTCCAGGCCACTGAGTTGGAGACAGAGG ctcctgccccagctccagcacttctGCCAGGTGCAGAGGCGGAAAAGGGGCCACATCTGGAGCTGGACGGAACTCCAGTTCTATTTCTGCCATCACTTCTAGCGCTGGAACCGGCAGCAGCGCCCTCAGCTGCTCCAGACCCCGAGCGAGTGccatcagcagccccagcccaagtGCCAGGTCCTGAACTGGACTCAACGGGACCAAGGGGCCTGCTGGGATTTCCACCTCAGGCTCCAGTAACAGCCGCAGAATCAGCTCCGGTTCCAGAGGCTTCCCACCCCTGTCGAGTGACCGGGAAGAAGCAGCCCGATGGGAAGCCTAGCCTCATGGCCTTCTCCCCAAGGGATGTGGCAGAACAGCTGACGGCCATTGACGCG gaagtGTTCAAGAACGTCGAGCCCTCTGAGTGTCTGGGCTCCACCTGGGGCAAAAGAAACCGGCCCGGACATGAGAACGTGGCACCCACCGTCTGGGCCACAGTGGTGCAGTTCAACAGAGTAGTAAAGTGTGTCATGACGTCCTGCCTTGGGGACCCAAACGTGACGGCCCGGGGCAGGGCCAAGGTTCTGGAGCGGTGGATCGAGGTGGCCAGG gagtgccgagccTTGAGGAACATCTCCTCTCTGCACGCAGTCCTCTCGGCTCTGCAGAGCGTGCCCATACACAGACTGAAGAAGACCTGGGGGAAGGTGTCCAG gaagagctaccgaaaatttaaaaagctctgtGATGAGGACAACTCCCTTAGCTGGGAGCTGCTCATCAAG TCTTCCCTGGATGAACAGGAAGATGGG TCCTGGCAGAAGCAGCCCTCCAAGTTTGCCACCCTGCTGAGGACCCTGCAGAGAGGccggaagaggcagcagcagaag GGCATCGTCCCCTTCCTGGGCACCATGCTAACTGACCTGATCATGCTGGACACTGCCATGGAGGATTACGTAAATGTGAGTGAGGCCGGGGGCCAGAAGGGGGTGACCAGGTTGGGACTTGGGAAGACACAGTCCCAGTACCAAGACCTGAGTGGTCAGAATGTGGTAACTTCCTGTCGTGACAGCCTCCCAGGCTCCCCTGTGGGCTGGGACAGTGTGCCCCTCTTAGGGATGAGGGAACGAAGGCTCCACGTGGAGCCCGTCCCGGGTCCCCAGGCTGGCGAAGCAGCAGAGCTGCCCGCCTACAGAGCTGCATGGGCTTTGTTGGAGGCGAGAGAGAAGTCGGCCTCCAAGTCAGGCAGCACACTGAtggagctgtcccttcctgcctga
- the LOC138922179 gene encoding ral guanine nucleotide dissociation stimulator-like isoform X1 has protein sequence MFTCCVPVFRGSRLRKAQSVRLLCCCGHRIKPHGQFGRRYPKNSTQEIFEELHDGFDFSPSLVKGQEQQAASSILCWSENSTQEMFEELCVGFDFSPSLVKGQEQQATSSILCRSEEPTLSVAEACTMLTLKAGAVQKVVGCLQPSFHGRSISVTTFPCVYQAFYPTPQVLDQLLQSALSPIWGPRPQENSQDMWQMLRHSRINLTLAYLQDLLPGSVLKHQATPLLIQVDLFQATELETEAPAPAPALLPGAEAEKGPHLELDGTPVLFLPSLLALEPAAAPSAAPDPERVPSAAPAQVPGPELDSTGPRGLLGFPPQAPVTAAESAPVPEASHPCRVTGKKQPDGKPSLMAFSPRDVAEQLTAIDAEVFKNVEPSECLGSTWGKRNRPGHENVAPTVWATVVQFNRVVKCVMTSCLGDPNVTARGRAKVLERWIEVARECRALRNISSLHAVLSALQSVPIHRLKKTWGKVSRKSYRKFKKLCDEDNSLSWELLIKSSLDEQEDGSWQKQPSKFATLLRTLQRGRKRQQQKGIVPFLGTMLTDLIMLDTAMEDYVNVSEAGGQKGVTRLGLGKTQSQYQDLSGQNVVTSCRDSLPGSPVGWDSVPLLGMRERRLHVEPVPGPQAGEAAELPAYRAAWALLEAREKSASKSGSTLMELSLPA, from the exons ATGTTTACTTGTTGTGTACCAGTTTTCAGAGGCTCTAGGCTCAGGAAAGCCCAGAGTGTGAGACTGTTGTGTTGTTGTGGACATCGGATCAAGCCTCATGGCCAATTTGGCAGGAGGTACCCAAAG aactccacGCAGGAGATCTTTGAAGAGCTACATGATGGgttcgacttctctccctccctagtcaaggggcaggagcagcaggccgccagcagcatcctgtgctggtctgag aactccacTCAGGAGATGTTTGAAGAGTTATGTGTTGGgttcgacttctctccctccctagtcaaggggcaggagcagcaggccaccagcagcatcctgtgccggtctgag GAACCCACCCTGTCCGTGGCTGAGGCCTGCACGATGCTGACCCTCAAGGCAGGCGCAGTGCAGAAGGTGGTAGGCTGCCTGCAACCATCTTTCCACGGCAGATCCATCTCCGTCACCACCTTCCCGTGTGTGTACCAGGCCTTCTACCCGACCCCacaggtcctggaccagctgctcCAGAG tgccctctctCCCATCTGGGGCCCCCGGCCTCAGGAGAACTCCCAGGATATGTGGCAGATGCTGCGCCACTCCAGGATCAATCTGACATTGGCGTATCTCCAGGACCTCTTGCCTGGCTCAGTCCTGAAGCACCAGGCCACCCCTCTTCTCATCCAGGTGGACCTTTTCCAGGCCACTGAGTTGGAGACAGAGG ctcctgccccagctccagcacttctGCCAGGTGCAGAGGCGGAAAAGGGGCCACATCTGGAGCTGGACGGAACTCCAGTTCTATTTCTGCCATCACTTCTAGCGCTGGAACCGGCAGCAGCGCCCTCAGCTGCTCCAGACCCCGAGCGAGTGccatcagcagccccagcccaagtGCCAGGTCCTGAACTGGACTCAACGGGACCAAGGGGCCTGCTGGGATTTCCACCTCAGGCTCCAGTAACAGCCGCAGAATCAGCTCCGGTTCCAGAGGCTTCCCACCCCTGTCGAGTGACCGGGAAGAAGCAGCCCGATGGGAAGCCTAGCCTCATGGCCTTCTCCCCAAGGGATGTGGCAGAACAGCTGACGGCCATTGACGCG gaagtGTTCAAGAACGTCGAGCCCTCTGAGTGTCTGGGCTCCACCTGGGGCAAAAGAAACCGGCCCGGACATGAGAACGTGGCACCCACCGTCTGGGCCACAGTGGTGCAGTTCAACAGAGTAGTAAAGTGTGTCATGACGTCCTGCCTTGGGGACCCAAACGTGACGGCCCGGGGCAGGGCCAAGGTTCTGGAGCGGTGGATCGAGGTGGCCAGG gagtgccgagccTTGAGGAACATCTCCTCTCTGCACGCAGTCCTCTCGGCTCTGCAGAGCGTGCCCATACACAGACTGAAGAAGACCTGGGGGAAGGTGTCCAG gaagagctaccgaaaatttaaaaagctctgtGATGAGGACAACTCCCTTAGCTGGGAGCTGCTCATCAAG TCTTCCCTGGATGAACAGGAAGATGGG TCCTGGCAGAAGCAGCCCTCCAAGTTTGCCACCCTGCTGAGGACCCTGCAGAGAGGccggaagaggcagcagcagaag GGCATCGTCCCCTTCCTGGGCACCATGCTAACTGACCTGATCATGCTGGACACTGCCATGGAGGATTACGTAAATGTGAGTGAGGCCGGGGGCCAGAAGGGGGTGACCAGGTTGGGACTTGGGAAGACACAGTCCCAGTACCAAGACCTGAGTGGTCAGAATGTGGTAACTTCCTGTCGTGACAGCCTCCCAGGCTCCCCTGTGGGCTGGGACAGTGTGCCCCTCTTAGGGATGAGGGAACGAAGGCTCCACGTGGAGCCCGTCCCGGGTCCCCAGGCTGGCGAAGCAGCAGAGCTGCCCGCCTACAGAGCTGCATGGGCTTTGTTGGAGGCGAGAGAGAAGTCGGCCTCCAAGTCAGGCAGCACACTGAtggagctgtcccttcctgcctga